One segment of uncultured Desulfovibrio sp. DNA contains the following:
- the plsX gene encoding phosphate acyltransferase PlsX: MDTRPIIAVDAMGGDFGPSVVVPGAVEAARRHDLHVLLVGDTPKIEAELDKLDLSNVQFDIVHAEDVVHMNERPSDILRRKKNASIQVACRLVKEGAAQSVVSAGHSGATVACGMFIMGRLPGVERPALAALLPTEKNPVVVLDAGANVDCRPYHLFQFGLMGDAFARDLLGYASPRVSLISIGEEEGKGNSQVKEAYELLKLAQNLNFIGNAEGRDIFTGDVDVVVCDGFVGNVIVKMSEGLASSLIRMLKRVFTSGLLPAMGGLLARNAFRRFATTIDYAEYGGAPLLGLQGLAIVCHGRSNAKAMMNAIKMSGTFVRKGTNDRLAEIILANDELTRFSRAI, encoded by the coding sequence ATGGACACGCGCCCCATTATTGCCGTGGATGCCATGGGAGGGGATTTCGGCCCCTCCGTGGTTGTGCCGGGCGCCGTGGAGGCTGCCCGGCGCCACGATCTGCACGTGCTGCTCGTTGGTGATACGCCCAAGATCGAGGCGGAGCTGGACAAGCTTGATCTGAGCAATGTGCAGTTCGACATTGTCCACGCCGAAGATGTGGTGCATATGAACGAGCGCCCGTCCGACATCCTGCGGCGCAAGAAGAATGCCTCCATCCAGGTGGCCTGTCGCCTCGTCAAGGAGGGAGCGGCCCAGAGCGTTGTCAGCGCGGGACATTCCGGGGCCACTGTGGCCTGCGGCATGTTCATCATGGGACGCCTTCCCGGGGTGGAGCGCCCTGCCCTGGCTGCCCTGCTGCCCACGGAAAAGAATCCCGTGGTGGTGCTGGATGCGGGCGCCAATGTGGACTGCCGCCCCTACCATCTTTTTCAGTTCGGCCTCATGGGCGATGCCTTTGCCCGGGACCTGCTGGGCTATGCCTCCCCGCGTGTCAGCCTCATCAGCATCGGCGAGGAGGAAGGCAAGGGCAACAGTCAGGTGAAGGAAGCCTACGAGCTGCTCAAGCTGGCCCAGAACCTCAACTTCATTGGCAATGCCGAAGGCCGCGACATCTTCACCGGTGATGTGGATGTGGTGGTCTGCGACGGTTTTGTGGGCAATGTCATCGTGAAGATGAGCGAAGGCCTGGCCAGCTCCCTCATTCGCATGCTCAAGCGGGTGTTCACCTCCGGTCTGCTGCCCGCCATGGGCGGTCTGCTGGCCCGCAATGCCTTCCGCAGGTTTGCCACCACCATCGACTATGCCGAGTATGGCGGCGCCCCGCTGCTGGGCCTGCAGGGGCTGGCCATCGTCTGTCATGGCCGTTCCAATGCCAAGGCCATGATGAATGCCATCAAGATGAGCGGTACCTTTGTGCGCAAGGGCACCAATGACCGGCTTGCCGAAATCATTCTTGCCAATGACGAGCTTACCCGCTTCTCGCGGGCCATTTAA
- a CDS encoding beta-ketoacyl-ACP synthase III, translated as MNARCNLLSLSSHVPSQVLTNDDLAKIVDTSDEWITTRTGIKERRRVAPMENASDLGYKAAVKALAESGLSVCDLTHIITATGTPDTLCPSVSCIIAGKLEAGHVMAFDFSAACSGYLYGLSICRSILCQNPEAKILFICAEALTRRSDWSDRSTCVLFGDGAGACVLSAGEEAPVAQLEDCICKSDGSLSHLITVGGGTACQYKMGDPVDSNFFIHMQGREVYRHAVRQMAAICEEILEKNGLTIADVDLLVPHQANLRIIEAVGSRLDIATEKVFTNVARYGNTSSASVPLALAEARETGRIQPGMRVLMTAFGGGLTFGATLLRF; from the coding sequence ATGAATGCACGCTGCAACCTCCTGTCGCTCAGCAGTCACGTGCCGTCACAGGTGCTGACCAATGACGATCTTGCCAAAATCGTGGACACCAGTGACGAGTGGATCACCACCCGTACCGGCATAAAGGAGCGTCGCCGTGTCGCCCCGATGGAAAATGCCTCTGACCTGGGCTACAAGGCTGCGGTCAAGGCCCTGGCCGAATCCGGCCTGAGCGTGTGCGATCTGACCCATATCATCACGGCCACCGGCACGCCCGATACGCTCTGCCCCTCTGTTTCCTGCATCATTGCCGGCAAGCTGGAAGCCGGGCACGTCATGGCCTTTGACTTCAGCGCGGCCTGTTCCGGCTATCTGTACGGCCTGTCCATCTGCCGCAGCATTCTCTGCCAGAATCCCGAGGCCAAGATTCTCTTTATCTGTGCCGAAGCCCTTACCCGTCGCTCTGACTGGAGCGACAGAAGCACCTGCGTGCTTTTCGGCGACGGGGCCGGCGCCTGTGTGCTCAGTGCCGGCGAGGAAGCGCCCGTGGCCCAGTTGGAAGACTGCATCTGCAAGAGTGACGGCTCCCTCAGTCATCTCATCACGGTGGGGGGCGGCACCGCCTGCCAGTACAAGATGGGCGACCCTGTGGACAGCAACTTCTTCATCCATATGCAGGGACGGGAAGTCTACCGGCATGCCGTGCGTCAGATGGCAGCCATCTGCGAGGAAATTCTGGAAAAAAATGGTCTGACCATTGCGGATGTTGATCTGCTGGTGCCGCATCAGGCCAATCTGCGCATCATCGAAGCCGTAGGCAGCCGTCTGGATATTGCAACGGAAAAGGTCTTTACCAATGTGGCCCGCTACGGCAACACGTCCTCGGCCTCCGTACCGCTGGCCCTTGCCGAGGCCCGCGAGACAGGGCGCATTCAGCCCGGCATGCGTGTGCTCATGACGGCCTTTGGCGGCGGCTTGACCTTCGGGGCCACCCTGCTGCGCTTCTAG
- the fabG gene encoding 3-oxoacyl-[acyl-carrier-protein] reductase, with product MSTLSSTAPTALVTGGSRGIGRAIACTLAKDGFQVLLTYVSRPEEAQATVQAITAAGGVAEAAQLNVGDAEAVSAFFAEQVKGKLNLAVLVNNAGITKDGFLVRMKDDDFDRVLTINLRGAFLCTREAAKIMTKNRFGRIINISSVVGQMGNAGQVNYAAAKAGLLGLTKSCAKELAARNITVNAVAPGFIETDMTAALSDDVRHAYEEIIPLKRMGTAQEVADAVAFFASDRAAYVTGQVLGVNGGMYC from the coding sequence ATGAGCACACTTTCTTCCACGGCTCCCACGGCGCTGGTTACCGGCGGTTCTCGCGGCATTGGCCGCGCCATTGCCTGCACGCTTGCCAAAGACGGTTTTCAGGTGCTGCTGACCTATGTCAGCCGTCCTGAAGAGGCCCAGGCCACGGTGCAGGCCATTACGGCGGCCGGGGGCGTGGCGGAGGCTGCCCAGCTCAACGTGGGAGATGCGGAGGCCGTGAGCGCCTTTTTTGCCGAACAGGTCAAGGGCAAACTCAACCTGGCCGTCCTGGTGAACAATGCCGGCATCACCAAGGACGGCTTTCTGGTGCGCATGAAGGACGATGACTTTGACCGCGTGCTGACCATCAATCTGCGCGGCGCCTTTCTCTGTACCCGCGAGGCGGCCAAGATCATGACGAAAAACCGTTTCGGCCGCATCATCAATATTTCTTCCGTGGTAGGCCAGATGGGCAATGCCGGTCAGGTCAACTACGCTGCTGCCAAGGCCGGCCTGCTGGGGCTGACCAAATCCTGCGCCAAGGAACTGGCGGCGCGCAATATCACGGTCAATGCCGTGGCTCCCGGCTTCATCGAAACCGATATGACTGCCGCCCTTTCCGACGACGTGCGCCATGCCTACGAGGAGATCATCCCGCTCAAGCGCATGGGAACGGCACAGGAAGTGGCCGATGCCGTTGCCTTCTTTGCGTCGGACAGGGCTGCCTATGTTACCGGGCAGGTGCTGGGCGTCAACGGCGGCATGTATTGTTGA
- the acpP gene encoding acyl carrier protein, with product MSDVAEKVKKIIVDQLGANPDDVKPEASFVEDLGADSLDLTELIMAMEEEFDIEIADEDSQKILKVQDAISYIESKQAQ from the coding sequence ATGTCTGATGTCGCTGAAAAAGTGAAAAAGATCATCGTCGACCAGCTCGGCGCCAATCCTGATGACGTGAAGCCCGAAGCGTCCTTTGTGGAAGACCTGGGCGCCGACTCTCTGGACCTCACCGAACTGATCATGGCCATGGAAGAAGAATTTGACATCGAAATCGCTGATGAAGATTCGCAGAAGATCCTGAAGGTTCAGGATGCCATCAGCTATATCGAAAGCAAGCAGGCCCAGTAG
- the fabF gene encoding beta-ketoacyl-ACP synthase II, producing MNRPRVVVTGLSGITPLANDIETTWKRLLAGESGVGPITLFDCAAYDSRVAGEVKNFVPEDYIPPKQARRMDRFTQFAVAAAKQLLANSGLVIDESNANDVGVILGVGLGGLRTIETYHAKLLEGGPGKVSPFLIPMLISNMGPGQIAIFTGAKGPNIVTTTACASAIHGIGTAFSEILLGRVKTVITGGVEATVTPLGVAGFTALKALSTHYNDQPERASRPFDGKRDGFVIGEGAGLLQLEELEHARQRGARIYAEVVGYGASDDAYHMTAPSESGEGMARAMQNALRDAGLAPEAITHINAHATSTQLNDKTETRAIKLVFGQHAPKIKISATKSMTGHLLGAAGGVESVFTALALHTGWLPGTINLENPDPECDLDYMADGSRQIACEYAMCNSFGFGGTNASLIFRRWDD from the coding sequence ATGAATCGTCCCCGCGTCGTCGTTACCGGTCTGTCCGGCATTACCCCGCTGGCCAATGATATCGAGACAACCTGGAAGCGCCTGCTGGCGGGTGAATCCGGTGTTGGCCCCATCACCCTGTTTGACTGTGCGGCCTATGATTCGCGTGTTGCTGGCGAAGTGAAGAACTTTGTTCCCGAAGACTATATTCCGCCCAAGCAGGCACGGCGCATGGATCGCTTCACGCAGTTTGCCGTGGCGGCGGCCAAGCAGCTGCTGGCCAATTCCGGCCTGGTCATTGACGAAAGCAATGCCAATGACGTGGGCGTGATTCTGGGGGTGGGCCTGGGCGGCCTGCGCACCATTGAAACCTATCATGCCAAGCTCCTGGAAGGCGGACCGGGCAAGGTCTCTCCCTTCCTCATTCCCATGCTCATTTCCAATATGGGGCCGGGGCAGATTGCCATTTTCACCGGTGCCAAGGGACCCAATATCGTGACCACCACGGCCTGTGCCTCGGCCATTCACGGGATTGGCACGGCCTTCAGCGAGATTCTGCTGGGCCGCGTGAAGACCGTCATCACCGGCGGGGTGGAAGCCACGGTGACGCCGCTGGGAGTTGCCGGCTTTACGGCGCTCAAGGCCCTGTCCACCCATTACAATGATCAGCCCGAGCGGGCCTCCCGTCCCTTTGACGGGAAGCGTGACGGCTTTGTCATCGGGGAAGGGGCCGGCCTGCTGCAACTGGAAGAACTCGAGCATGCCCGCCAGCGCGGTGCCCGCATTTATGCCGAAGTGGTGGGCTATGGCGCCTCTGATGACGCCTATCACATGACGGCTCCCAGCGAGTCCGGCGAAGGCATGGCCCGCGCCATGCAGAATGCCCTGCGCGATGCGGGCCTGGCGCCGGAAGCCATTACGCATATCAATGCGCATGCCACCTCCACCCAGCTCAATGACAAGACGGAAACCCGCGCCATCAAGCTGGTTTTCGGGCAGCATGCTCCCAAGATCAAGATTTCTGCCACCAAGTCCATGACCGGGCATCTGCTGGGTGCTGCCGGCGGTGTGGAAAGCGTCTTTACGGCACTGGCCCTGCACACGGGCTGGCTGCCCGGCACCATCAATCTGGAAAATCCCGATCCCGAATGTGATCTCGACTACATGGCCGACGGCTCCCGCCAGATTGCCTGTGAGTACGCCATGTGCAACTCCTTCGGCTTTGGCGGCACCAATGCCAGCCTGATCTTCAGGCGCTGGGACGACTAG
- the glyA gene encoding serine hydroxymethyltransferase, whose product MDHILLQDPELAHAIALESGRQMSKLELIASENFVSDAVREAQGSVLTHKYAEGYPGKRYYGGCEYVDMAERLAQDRAKQLFGCEYANVQPHSGSQANMAAYFSCLEPGATVLGMNLSHGGHLTHGSPVNFSGRLFKFVAYGVQKETGRIDYDEVAALARQHRPAAIMAGASAYPRQLDFARFRAIADEVGAVLLVDMAHIAGLVAAGLHPSPIPYAHITTTTTHKTLRGPRGGMILSDESRAKAINSQIFPGIQGGPLMHVIAAKAVAFGEALRPRFKVYQQQVITNTALLAQTLMDAGYDLVSGGTDNHLMLVDLTNKDITGKDAEHALDLAGITVNKNTVPFETRSPFVTSGIRIGTAALTTRGMKEDDMRVVGAFIVEALEKHADEAALAAISKRVEEFARDFPLFAW is encoded by the coding sequence ATGGACCACATTCTCTTGCAGGACCCGGAACTTGCCCACGCCATAGCCCTGGAGTCCGGCCGGCAGATGAGCAAGCTGGAGCTTATTGCTTCCGAAAACTTTGTTTCCGATGCCGTGCGCGAGGCGCAGGGCAGCGTGCTGACCCACAAGTATGCGGAAGGCTATCCGGGCAAGCGCTACTACGGCGGTTGCGAGTATGTGGACATGGCCGAGCGTCTGGCACAGGACCGTGCCAAGCAGCTGTTCGGCTGCGAATACGCCAATGTGCAGCCCCACTCCGGGTCTCAGGCCAATATGGCGGCCTATTTCTCCTGCCTGGAACCCGGCGCGACGGTGCTGGGCATGAATCTGTCCCATGGGGGGCATCTGACCCATGGCAGCCCGGTGAATTTCTCCGGCCGTCTGTTCAAGTTCGTGGCCTACGGCGTGCAGAAGGAAACGGGCCGCATCGATTATGACGAGGTGGCTGCCCTGGCCCGTCAGCATCGCCCGGCCGCCATCATGGCCGGCGCCAGCGCCTACCCCCGCCAGCTGGACTTTGCCCGCTTCCGCGCCATTGCCGACGAGGTGGGCGCCGTGCTGCTGGTGGATATGGCCCATATTGCCGGTCTCGTGGCTGCCGGCCTGCATCCCAGCCCCATCCCGTATGCCCACATCACCACGACCACGACCCACAAGACCCTGCGCGGCCCCCGCGGGGGCATGATCCTTTCCGACGAAAGCCGGGCCAAGGCCATCAACAGCCAGATATTCCCCGGCATTCAGGGCGGTCCGCTCATGCACGTCATTGCGGCCAAGGCCGTGGCCTTTGGCGAAGCCCTGCGCCCCCGCTTCAAGGTCTATCAGCAGCAGGTCATCACCAATACGGCCCTGCTGGCCCAGACGCTCATGGATGCGGGCTATGACCTGGTTTCCGGCGGCACGGACAATCACCTCATGCTGGTGGACCTGACCAACAAGGACATCACCGGCAAGGATGCGGAACATGCGCTGGACCTGGCCGGCATCACGGTCAACAAGAATACCGTGCCCTTTGAAACCCGCTCGCCCTTTGTGACGTCGGGTATCCGCATCGGCACGGCTGCCCTGACGACCCGCGGCATGAAGGAAGATGACATGCGCGTGGTGGGCGCCTTCATTGTGGAAGCCCTGGAAAAGCATGCTGATGAAGCGGCCCTGGCTGCCATCAGCAAACGCGTGGAAGAATTTGCCCGGGACTTCCCCCTGTTTGCCTGGTAA
- a CDS encoding cytidine/deoxycytidylate deaminase family protein, with protein sequence MPNRLPWTDYFMNITYMVSERSTCSRRKVGAIAVKDRRILATGYNGAPAGVPHCLEVGCLRQQLGIPSGQRHEICRGLHAEQNVIIQAAVHGVSIAGADIYCTTLPCVQCAKMLINCGVRHIFYHQHYPDELALRMFDEAGVTLEQLHFVPMPLTDVPHV encoded by the coding sequence ATGCCCAACAGACTTCCGTGGACCGACTATTTCATGAACATCACCTATATGGTGAGCGAGCGTTCAACCTGCTCCCGGCGCAAGGTGGGTGCCATTGCCGTCAAGGACAGGCGCATCCTTGCCACGGGCTACAATGGTGCGCCGGCCGGGGTTCCCCACTGCCTCGAGGTGGGCTGCCTGCGCCAGCAGCTGGGCATTCCCTCCGGGCAGCGGCACGAGATATGCCGCGGCCTGCATGCCGAGCAGAATGTCATCATTCAGGCGGCTGTGCATGGTGTGAGCATTGCCGGGGCCGACATCTATTGCACTACCCTGCCCTGCGTGCAATGTGCCAAGATGCTCATCAACTGCGGTGTCCGCCATATCTTCTACCATCAGCACTACCCGGACGAGCTGGCTCTGCGCATGTTTGACGAAGCTGGTGTGACGCTGGAGCAGCTGCACTTTGTTCCCATGCCGCTGACGGATGTGCCTCATGTCTGA
- the ribD gene encoding bifunctional diaminohydroxyphosphoribosylaminopyrimidine deaminase/5-amino-6-(5-phosphoribosylamino)uracil reductase RibD, with amino-acid sequence MSDPSLFIPFMQAALALAENGRWLACPNPTVGAVLVRDGQIVARGWHHAAGQPHAEVECLRDAAARGIDPRGATLVVTLEPCNHYGKTPPCTEAVLEAGIARVVIGLRDPNPVAAGGAERLRAAGVEVVEGVCAQECRDLIADFLVWQEGKRPYVLLKLASTLDGRIATRNGHSRWISCAASRNSVHALRAGVGRCGGAVMVGGATLRADNPRLTARVEPPLPPEQQPWACVITSRLPAVNGDCYLLRERADRTVFISTPAVAASRLAHELRSAGARVLPVPALVKGSLDMTAVLALLRSELGCPYVLCEGGGRLALSLLEAGLVDEFRLHLAPRILGDNSAVPLFDGRSPLQLDEALHLRLGDVRRHGEDLELILRPRG; translated from the coding sequence ATGTCTGATCCCTCCCTTTTTATTCCTTTCATGCAGGCCGCGCTGGCGCTGGCCGAAAATGGCCGCTGGCTGGCCTGCCCCAACCCCACGGTGGGCGCTGTTCTGGTGCGGGACGGGCAGATTGTGGCCCGTGGCTGGCACCATGCGGCCGGTCAGCCCCATGCCGAGGTGGAATGCCTGCGCGATGCGGCGGCCAGGGGCATTGATCCCCGCGGCGCCACGCTGGTGGTGACCCTGGAGCCGTGCAATCACTATGGAAAGACGCCTCCCTGCACTGAGGCCGTGCTGGAGGCGGGCATTGCCCGTGTGGTCATCGGTCTGCGGGACCCCAATCCCGTGGCTGCCGGCGGGGCGGAACGCCTGCGCGCGGCGGGCGTGGAGGTGGTGGAGGGCGTATGCGCCCAGGAGTGCCGGGATCTCATTGCCGATTTTCTTGTCTGGCAGGAGGGAAAGCGTCCCTACGTGCTGCTGAAGCTGGCCAGTACCCTGGACGGACGCATTGCCACCCGCAACGGGCATTCCCGCTGGATCAGCTGTGCTGCTTCACGGAACAGCGTGCATGCCCTGCGGGCCGGCGTGGGGCGCTGCGGCGGCGCGGTCATGGTGGGCGGCGCCACCCTGCGCGCCGACAATCCCCGCCTGACGGCGCGGGTGGAACCGCCGCTTCCGCCGGAGCAGCAGCCCTGGGCCTGTGTCATCACATCCCGCCTGCCCGCCGTGAATGGCGACTGCTATCTGCTGCGGGAACGTGCGGACAGAACGGTCTTCATTTCCACACCGGCGGTGGCGGCATCGCGCCTGGCCCACGAGCTGCGGAGCGCCGGGGCGCGCGTCCTGCCTGTGCCGGCCCTGGTCAAGGGCAGCCTGGATATGACGGCCGTGCTTGCCCTGCTGCGCAGCGAGCTGGGCTGCCCCTATGTGCTGTGCGAGGGGGGCGGCAGACTGGCCCTTTCGCTGCTGGAGGCGGGCCTGGTGGACGAATTTCGCCTGCACCTGGCGCCGCGCATTCTGGGCGACAACAGCGCTGTGCCGCTTTTTGACGGGCGCAGCCCTCTACAGTTGGACGAGGCGCTGCACTTGCGCCTGGGGGACGTGCGCCGCCACGGGGAAGACCTGGAACTCATCCTGCGGCCACGGGGGTAG
- a CDS encoding riboflavin synthase — MFTGIIQCMGQIVAVQRNGREARFTVRPQGNFADLQDGESIAHDGVCLSLESHTAQEYVVYASAETLACSTLGTFAVGQLVNLERALALGDRLGGHLVSGHVDCVAHVRRILAAGASRCVEIAFPAEHAPEVIAKGSVALDGISLTINDCGDDFLRVNIIPDTQKRTTMQRWRAGTPVNMETDLLGKYVRRMLRCGEVPAASPVSPGTGRSAGSAGMSREFLARNGFL, encoded by the coding sequence ATGTTTACCGGCATCATACAGTGCATGGGGCAGATCGTGGCTGTGCAGCGCAACGGACGGGAAGCCCGTTTTACCGTGCGCCCCCAGGGAAATTTTGCCGACCTGCAGGATGGCGAATCCATTGCCCATGACGGTGTTTGTCTGTCGCTGGAATCCCATACGGCACAGGAGTATGTGGTCTATGCCTCGGCCGAGACCCTGGCCTGCAGCACGCTGGGCACGTTTGCCGTGGGACAGCTGGTCAATCTGGAGCGCGCGCTGGCCCTGGGAGATCGCCTGGGCGGGCATCTGGTGAGCGGACATGTGGACTGTGTTGCCCATGTCCGGCGTATCCTGGCTGCGGGGGCATCCCGTTGCGTGGAAATTGCCTTTCCGGCGGAGCATGCCCCCGAGGTCATTGCCAAGGGATCGGTGGCCCTTGACGGCATCAGCCTGACCATCAATGATTGCGGGGATGATTTTTTGCGGGTAAATATCATTCCAGACACGCAGAAACGGACGACCATGCAGCGCTGGCGTGCGGGAACTCCCGTCAATATGGAAACGGACCTGCTGGGCAAGTACGTGCGGCGTATGCTGCGTTGCGGCGAGGTACCTGCCGCTTCCCCCGTTTCCCCCGGTACGGGCCGTTCGGCGGGTTCTGCCGGCATGAGCCGTGAATTTCTGGCCCGAAACGGTTTTTTGTAA